ACCGCCGTCCGCGGAGACATAGCCAGCCCGGCCGACCTCGACCGGCTCTTCGCGATCGTCGCCGAGCAGGGCCGCCGCATCGACGTGCTTTTCGCGAACGCGGGCAGCGGGGAATTCGCAGCCCTGGAGGACGTGACGGAGCAGCACTTCGACGACACGTTCAACGTCAACGTCCGGGGGACGCTCTTCACCGTGCAGAAGGCGCTGCCGCTCCTCAACGACGGTGCGTCCGTGATCCTGACCGGTTCTACCGCCGCCACCACCGGCGGAGAAGCGTTCGGCGTCTACGCCGCCTCGAAGGCCGCCGTCCGCTCCTTCTCCCGCACTTGGGCCAACGAGCTGCGCGGCCGTGGCATCCGCGTCAACACTCTGGTGCCCGGACCGATCAAGACCCCGGCAATCACCGGCCTGGCACCCAACGAGGAAGAGGCCAAGTCGCTCCGCGCCTTCTTCGCTCAGCAGGTGCCCCTCGGCCGGATGGGCGACCCTGCCGAGGCGGCTGCGGCAGCACTCTTCCTCGCGTCCGACCAGAGCAGCTTCGTCACAGGAACCGAGCTCTACGTCGACGGTGGACTGAATCAAGTCTGAGTGATTCTCCGGGCAGCCCTGGGACGGCAACGACCTCGACACCTACGCCGACGACCTGGCTTCGCTGATCGAGGGCCTCGACCTGCGCGACGTCATCCTTGTCGGGCACTCCACCGGTGGTGGTGAGGTGGCACGGTACATCGGCCGCCACGGCACCGGACGGATCGCGAAGGCCGTCCTGCTCAGCGCGATCCCGCCGCTGATGCTCAAGACGGAGGCGAAGGTCTTCGGGGAATGGTCGGTGGAGAGGACCACGGTCACGGGCCGCCCCTTCACGCAGACCTACGCCGGACGCCTCGTGGCCGAGAACGGGAAGATCAAGCTCCTTCGCGAGTCGTTGGAACTCGTCCGGGCTGCACGCGCCATGCTGCCGAACGGAGTGCCGGACATCCCCGCCTAACTCCTCCTGCCGCGCCTACGACGCCTGCGAGGCAGGCGTCGCTCAAACCCTTGTTTAAGCGTCACTCAGTTAAAGGTTTTCACCGTCCGGTGATGAGGTATTCCGCTGCACGCCAAAAAGTGCACCGGCGATGCCGCCAGCCAGATCCATAACCCAAAAAAGGGAGCACCACCATGAGCAGCAACATTCACGCAATGGTCGCAAACGTTGAGGTAGAAAACCTTGAGGACGCGATCCCTCTCTACCAGGA
This portion of the Streptomyces sp. NBC_01571 genome encodes:
- a CDS encoding SDR family oxidoreductase, whose protein sequence is MTEVLAGKVAVVTGANSGIGLATARRFATEGAHVIITGRRQDALDAAVAEIGDNVTAVRGDIASPADLDRLFAIVAEQGRRIDVLFANAGSGEFAALEDVTEQHFDDTFNVNVRGTLFTVQKALPLLNDGASVILTGSTAATTGGEAFGVYAASKAAVRSFSRTWANELRGRGIRVNTLVPGPIKTPAITGLAPNEEEAKSLRAFFAQQVPLGRMGDPAEAAAAALFLASDQSSFVTGTELYVDGGLNQV